CAAAGCCAAACAAACCCAAATAGATGGCTTAAATGCTTTGTTTGAACTCAAAGAAGTAGAGGCTCACAATCAGTTTAAGTTTTACGAAATTGAATTTATTGGTGATCCTGAAATTATCCGAAAGGATGATTTTATGGTGAAGGTAGATGTAAACGATGAAGTCAACAAACGTAGCTCAATCATTAAAAATTCCATCAAGGTCTATTCTGAAAGTTTGCAGCAAGGCACTAAAATTCAGGAGCCTTTGAATATAAATTGCTTCTCTTGTGAATACAATGCCGGAGAAGATAAAAACGGCTACCATGAATGTTGGAAGGAAATGCCGGAACCGGAATTACATATCAGAGATGTTTACCGTTTGGGGAATATCAAAGAAAACAAGGAGTCCGTTGCTAACGCCTTAATTGGAGAAAAGAAACTAGATGTAGATGCCTTGCCTGAAAAAGCTTTTGAAGGCGTTTGGGGTGAACGAAGATTGATACAGATAAACAATACCAAAGCACAATCGGAATGGATAGCAAGGGAATTGAAAGAGGAAATCAACTCATGGAAATATCCGCTGCATTTTATCGACTTTGAAACTTGTATTACGGCATTGCCTTTTCACAAAGGTATGCGACCGTATGAAATGAGTGCTTTCCAATGGAGTTGCCATACCATTAAACAACCCGGAGCTGAACCTATTCATAGCGAATGGCTCAATACCGATCCTAAATTCCCAAGTTTTGCCTTTGCAGAAAGTTTGATGAATAAGGTCGGATATGATGGTACACTGTTGATGTGGAGCTCGCATGAGAATACCACCTTGCGAAACATCTATTATCAAATGGAAGAGTACAACCAATCCATTCCGGGATTAAAGAGATGGTTGGAATACGTTGTGAAATTTGATAAAAATGGAGCCGGAGCCTTTGTGGACATGAACGATTTGGCATTGAAATACTATTTCCATCCAGTAATGAAGGGACGTACCAGTATCAAAGTAACGTTACCGGCTGTTTTGGCTGCCAACAAATCAAAACGCACCGAAAACTGGCTAACTAATTTTGATGAAGGCATCAATTTATTGCATCGTGGCGAAGATGGAATAATCGAGAATCCATACAAACATTTGCCACCCATAGACTTGTTGGAAAATGCCGAAAAGGTAAACGAAGGAACCGGAGCCATGCGAGCTTATGAAGATATGCTCTTTGGTATCAGTAAACACCAACCGGAAATAAAAAAAGCCTACAAAGAGGCTTTATTACGCTATTGCAAACTGGATACGCTTGCCATGGTGATTATTTGGGAGCATTGGAGGAATTTGAAGTGACATTAAAATTTAGCACTTTTCTCACTTAAATAATCTCGAAAAGCCTGTGGATAGACCACTTCAATCTCGCCAGGTAAGCCTAATACAAAACGACCAACGCCTA
The DNA window shown above is from Bacteroidia bacterium and carries:
- a CDS encoding DUF2779 domain-containing protein, with translation MKTDFSKILSKSDFKVARSCPTKLYYKKNGYPSANDGNEYMEYLAEGGYAVGKLATLHFPEGIRIQNELGLESAIVQTKEELQKENVVLFEPALLTEGKVAAIDVLVKEGKRFEIIEVKSKGFDSDNPKFDKGWDEYLEDIAFQKELLQEVFPDAHIDCFLFVPDKAKQTQIDGLNALFELKEVEAHNQFKFYEIEFIGDPEIIRKDDFMVKVDVNDEVNKRSSIIKNSIKVYSESLQQGTKIQEPLNINCFSCEYNAGEDKNGYHECWKEMPEPELHIRDVYRLGNIKENKESVANALIGEKKLDVDALPEKAFEGVWGERRLIQINNTKAQSEWIARELKEEINSWKYPLHFIDFETCITALPFHKGMRPYEMSAFQWSCHTIKQPGAEPIHSEWLNTDPKFPSFAFAESLMNKVGYDGTLLMWSSHENTTLRNIYYQMEEYNQSIPGLKRWLEYVVKFDKNGAGAFVDMNDLALKYYFHPVMKGRTSIKVTLPAVLAANKSKRTENWLTNFDEGINLLHRGEDGIIENPYKHLPPIDLLENAEKVNEGTGAMRAYEDMLFGISKHQPEIKKAYKEALLRYCKLDTLAMVIIWEHWRNLK